A stretch of Gymnodinialimonas phycosphaerae DNA encodes these proteins:
- a CDS encoding bifunctional folylpolyglutamate synthase/dihydrofolate synthase: protein MMALHPKIIDLTLDRMLRILAALDHPETKIPPVIHIAGTNGKGSTQAMIRAGLEGAGLTTHAYTSPHLARFHERIRLRGDLIDEGLLGDILDTCLTANGPDPITYFEITTVAALLAFSQTPADYTLLEVGLGGRLDATNVIDTPALTIITPVDLDHQQYLGGTLAAIAGEKAGIVKRGVPVIVGPQQDEALEVIEAKAARLGAPVIAHGQHWHVTTERERLIFQDETGLLDLPLPALAGPHQIQNAGIALAALRALGKGDADSAMTNVTWPARMQRLRHGPLTDAAPQAELWLDGGHNPHAARAIAATLETLPKRPTYLICGMLNTKDVTGYMAPLAPWANSLTAVSIPGQAATLSAGETAKAAQAAGIEARIAPSVQEALATITAADPIARVLICGSLYLAGEVLKSNG from the coding sequence ATGATGGCGCTTCACCCCAAGATCATCGACCTGACGCTGGACCGCATGTTGCGGATCCTCGCGGCGCTCGATCACCCTGAAACCAAGATCCCCCCGGTCATCCATATCGCGGGCACCAATGGCAAAGGCTCCACCCAAGCGATGATCCGCGCGGGTCTGGAGGGCGCGGGCCTGACCACCCACGCCTATACCTCTCCCCACCTCGCGCGGTTTCATGAGCGGATCAGACTGCGGGGGGATTTGATCGACGAGGGGCTGCTTGGTGACATCCTTGATACGTGCCTTACCGCCAACGGTCCCGATCCGATTACCTACTTCGAGATCACTACCGTTGCCGCGCTTCTGGCATTCTCGCAAACGCCTGCCGACTATACCTTGTTGGAGGTCGGCCTTGGCGGTCGGCTTGACGCCACCAACGTCATAGACACGCCCGCGTTGACGATCATCACGCCGGTGGATCTGGACCACCAGCAGTACCTGGGCGGCACGCTTGCTGCCATTGCGGGCGAAAAGGCGGGCATCGTGAAGCGTGGCGTTCCGGTCATCGTCGGCCCGCAGCAAGATGAGGCGCTTGAGGTCATCGAGGCAAAAGCCGCCCGCCTTGGGGCGCCGGTCATTGCCCATGGTCAACACTGGCATGTCACGACCGAGCGGGAGCGCCTGATCTTTCAGGACGAAACCGGCTTGCTTGACCTGCCGCTTCCCGCGTTGGCGGGCCCGCACCAGATCCAGAACGCGGGGATCGCGCTGGCGGCTCTTCGGGCCCTTGGCAAGGGTGATGCCGATTCCGCCATGACCAACGTTACCTGGCCCGCGCGCATGCAACGTCTGCGCCACGGGCCTCTGACCGACGCCGCGCCGCAAGCCGAGCTATGGCTTGACGGGGGCCACAACCCCCATGCGGCCCGCGCCATCGCGGCGACGCTCGAAACCTTGCCCAAGCGCCCCACCTACCTGATCTGCGGTATGCTCAACACCAAGGACGTCACCGGCTACATGGCGCCGCTTGCCCCTTGGGCGAATAGCCTCACCGCCGTCTCCATTCCGGGTCAGGCGGCAACGCTCAGCGCCGGGGAAACGGCGAAGGCTGCCCAAGCCGCCGGGATCGAAGCGCGGATTGCACCGTCCGTGCAGGAGGCGCTGGCCACGATCACCGCTGCCGACCCCATAGCCCGCGTCCTCATCTGCGGCTCGCTCTATCTTGCGGGCGAGGTCCTCAAGTCCAACGGCTAG
- the accD gene encoding acetyl-CoA carboxylase, carboxyltransferase subunit beta, whose protein sequence is MNWISNYVRPRINSIFSRRETPENLWSKCPECGTMLFHRELTDNLNVCTNCDHHMALTPRDRFAALFDNGVFTEIKVPEPLADPLKFRDQKKYPDRMKAARTTTSEHEAMLVAEGDMGRTPVIAAAQDFSFMGGSMGMFVGNAIIAAAERAVATGRPLILFSAAGGARMQEGILSLMQMPRTTVAIQMLKEANLPYIVVLTHPTTGGVTASYAMLGDVHIAEPNALICFAGPRVIEQTIREKLPEGFQRAEYLLDHGMLDRVTHRAQLRDELITITRMLMGQPPAVAGDLPAPDPVEEAPEPQASEGPPVPAPDSDTPAQN, encoded by the coding sequence ATGAACTGGATCTCCAACTACGTCCGTCCGCGGATCAACTCCATTTTCTCCCGTCGAGAGACGCCCGAGAACCTGTGGTCCAAGTGTCCTGAGTGCGGCACCATGCTGTTCCACCGGGAATTGACCGACAATCTCAACGTCTGCACCAACTGCGACCACCACATGGCCTTGACGCCCCGTGATCGCTTTGCCGCGCTGTTCGATAACGGGGTCTTCACCGAGATCAAGGTGCCCGAACCGCTGGCCGATCCGCTCAAGTTCCGCGACCAGAAGAAATATCCTGACCGCATGAAGGCCGCCCGCACCACGACGTCCGAGCACGAGGCCATGCTGGTCGCCGAAGGCGATATGGGCCGAACCCCCGTCATCGCGGCGGCACAGGACTTTTCCTTCATGGGCGGCTCCATGGGGATGTTCGTGGGCAACGCGATCATCGCCGCGGCCGAGCGGGCCGTGGCCACCGGCCGTCCGCTTATCCTGTTTTCCGCCGCCGGTGGTGCGCGGATGCAGGAAGGCATCCTGTCGCTGATGCAAATGCCCCGCACCACCGTTGCGATCCAGATGCTCAAGGAAGCGAACCTGCCTTATATCGTCGTGCTCACCCACCCCACGACGGGCGGCGTCACCGCCTCCTATGCCATGCTTGGCGACGTCCACATCGCGGAACCCAATGCGCTGATCTGTTTTGCCGGCCCGCGTGTGATCGAACAAACCATTCGCGAAAAACTTCCCGAAGGTTTCCAACGCGCCGAATACCTGCTGGACCACGGCATGCTGGACCGAGTCACCCACCGGGCGCAGCTGCGTGATGAGTTGATCACCATCACCCGCATGCTCATGGGCCAGCCGCCTGCCGTGGCGGGCGATCTGCCCGCGCCCGACCCGGTGGAAGAGGCGCCGGAGCCCCAGGCCTCCGAAGGGCCCCCCGTACCCGCGCCAGACAGCGATACCCCCGCCCAGAACTGA
- a CDS encoding CPBP family intramembrane glutamic endopeptidase: MQYSAHVEFVAPARARPQIWRLLVGLIVAMLIYAFGIGFVFGGIYLVAGYEGMQTWATEMVEATGPTGTLLILATFFGMALGPMLAVVLLHRRSVGSLFGPFPRMVRHFLVAMGVCVLAYGVSFLLPSDLRIEPAMERALWLSFLPMALVGILLQTGAEEVLFRGYLQQQLAARFASPLIWMVLPSALFASLHYQPELMGDNALYVVAATGLFGLLAADLTARTGSIGAAWGFHFANNVVAILIVALDGPLSGLALYTAPLSAASEEIRPLILLDMGTTVVTWVLIRLAVTRA; this comes from the coding sequence ATGCAGTATTCCGCCCACGTCGAATTCGTGGCTCCCGCCCGTGCTCGCCCGCAGATCTGGCGCCTTTTAGTGGGGCTCATCGTGGCGATGCTGATCTATGCCTTCGGCATTGGTTTCGTCTTTGGCGGCATCTACCTGGTCGCGGGCTACGAGGGCATGCAGACGTGGGCGACCGAGATGGTCGAGGCCACAGGCCCGACAGGCACGCTTCTGATCCTTGCGACGTTCTTCGGCATGGCGCTTGGCCCGATGCTTGCGGTCGTCCTGCTGCATCGCCGCAGCGTAGGAAGTCTTTTCGGACCGTTCCCACGCATGGTCCGGCACTTTCTGGTGGCGATGGGCGTTTGCGTGTTGGCCTATGGCGTGTCGTTCCTTCTGCCCAGTGATCTGCGCATCGAACCCGCGATGGAACGGGCGCTTTGGCTGTCGTTCCTGCCCATGGCGCTGGTGGGGATCCTTTTGCAGACGGGCGCCGAGGAGGTCCTCTTTCGCGGCTATCTTCAGCAACAACTGGCGGCACGCTTCGCGTCACCGTTGATCTGGATGGTGCTGCCGTCGGCTCTGTTCGCCTCGCTGCATTACCAGCCCGAGCTGATGGGCGACAACGCGCTCTATGTCGTTGCGGCGACAGGACTTTTCGGCCTGCTGGCGGCAGATCTGACCGCCAGGACGGGCTCCATCGGGGCGGCTTGGGGCTTCCACTTCGCCAATAACGTTGTCGCGATCCTGATCGTGGCGCTGGATGGCCCGCTGTCAGGCTTGGCGCTTTACACCGCGCCCCTTTCCGCCGCGTCCGAGGAAATCCGCCCCCTGATCCTGCTCGATATGGGCACAACAGTGGTGACATGGGTGCTGATCCGCCTGGCGGTGACACGGGCTTAG
- the ilvD gene encoding dihydroxy-acid dehydratase, with translation MTANRPDKSRLPSRHVTEGPERAPHRSYFYAMDLTQEQIDQPFVGVATCWNEAAPCNIALNWQAQSVKTGVKEAAGTPREFTTITVTDGIAMGHEGMRSSLASRDAITDTVELTMRGHCYDALVGLAGCDKSLPGMMMAMVRLNVPSVFIYGGTILPGKAPEGADVPAEFANRDLTVQDMFEAVGKFQSGQLSEEALAILERVACPSAGACGGQFTANTMACVSEAIGLALLNSSGMPAPYEGRKAFGEASGHAVMNLLNNNIRARDVVTRKALENAARVVACTGGSTNAGLHLPAIAHEAGIDFDLFDVCDIFKDTPYFVDMKPGGQYVAKDLYEAGGVPVVMKELLKEGLLHGDALTASGETMEEALDKIQGEPDGRVIHTVQNPITKTGGVVGLKGNLAVEGAIVKVAGMSAEQQVFTGPARVFECEEDAFAAVKARGYEEGEVIVIRNEGPKGGPGMREMLATTAALSGQGMGKKVALITDGRFSGATRGFCVGHVGPEAAVGGPIGLLENGDMITINAITGELSVALTDEELEARRANWKGPRETIYASGALWKYAQLVGDARYGAVTHPGAAKEKHVYADL, from the coding sequence ATGACCGCCAACCGTCCAGACAAATCCAGATTGCCAAGCCGTCACGTGACCGAAGGGCCCGAGCGCGCGCCGCACCGGTCGTATTTCTACGCCATGGATCTGACGCAGGAACAAATCGACCAACCCTTCGTGGGCGTCGCCACCTGCTGGAACGAGGCAGCCCCCTGTAACATCGCCCTGAACTGGCAGGCACAGTCGGTGAAAACCGGCGTGAAAGAGGCCGCAGGTACCCCGCGCGAGTTCACGACGATCACCGTGACAGACGGGATCGCGATGGGCCATGAGGGGATGCGGTCCAGCCTCGCGTCACGCGACGCGATCACCGACACGGTCGAACTGACGATGCGCGGTCACTGTTACGACGCGTTGGTCGGCCTTGCGGGGTGCGACAAGTCGCTGCCTGGCATGATGATGGCCATGGTGCGCCTGAACGTGCCGTCCGTCTTCATTTATGGCGGCACGATCCTGCCCGGCAAAGCCCCCGAAGGCGCGGATGTTCCCGCCGAGTTCGCCAACCGCGATCTGACCGTGCAGGACATGTTCGAGGCCGTCGGCAAGTTCCAATCCGGCCAGTTGAGCGAAGAGGCCTTGGCCATTCTTGAGCGCGTCGCCTGCCCCAGCGCCGGGGCTTGCGGCGGCCAGTTCACCGCCAACACCATGGCCTGCGTCAGTGAGGCGATTGGTCTGGCACTGCTCAATTCCTCCGGCATGCCTGCACCCTATGAGGGGCGCAAGGCCTTTGGGGAAGCCTCGGGCCACGCCGTGATGAACCTGCTCAACAACAACATCCGCGCGCGTGACGTCGTGACCCGCAAGGCGCTGGAAAACGCTGCGCGCGTCGTGGCCTGCACCGGCGGGTCGACCAACGCGGGCCTGCACCTGCCCGCAATCGCGCACGAGGCGGGGATCGACTTCGACCTCTTTGACGTCTGCGATATCTTCAAGGACACGCCCTACTTCGTCGACATGAAGCCCGGCGGGCAGTACGTGGCCAAGGACCTCTATGAGGCCGGTGGTGTGCCCGTGGTGATGAAGGAGCTTCTGAAAGAAGGCCTGTTGCATGGCGACGCGCTGACCGCTTCCGGTGAGACGATGGAAGAAGCGCTCGACAAGATCCAGGGCGAACCCGATGGCCGCGTGATCCACACTGTCCAGAACCCGATCACCAAGACCGGGGGCGTCGTGGGCCTGAAGGGCAACCTCGCCGTGGAGGGCGCCATCGTGAAGGTCGCAGGCATGAGCGCAGAGCAACAGGTCTTCACCGGCCCCGCCCGCGTGTTCGAATGCGAAGAAGACGCCTTTGCCGCCGTCAAAGCGCGCGGCTACGAGGAAGGCGAAGTGATCGTGATCCGCAACGAAGGGCCCAAGGGCGGCCCCGGCATGCGCGAGATGCTGGCGACAACCGCCGCCCTGTCCGGCCAGGGCATGGGCAAGAAAGTGGCACTGATCACCGATGGCCGCTTCTCGGGCGCGACACGGGGCTTCTGCGTGGGACACGTGGGGCCAGAGGCGGCCGTTGGCGGGCCGATCGGCCTGCTGGAGAACGGCGACATGATCACCATCAACGCGATTACCGGAGAGCTGTCCGTCGCCTTGACGGACGAGGAACTGGAGGCACGCCGCGCCAACTGGAAAGGCCCGCGTGAGACGATCTACGCCTCGGGCGCGCTGTGGAAATACGCGCAACTGGTGGGCGATGCCCGCTATGGCGCAGTGACACATCCGGGTGCGGCGAAGGAAAAGCACGTCTATGCGGATCTCTAG
- a CDS encoding DUF6478 family protein produces MGQEFPGIFGGFGLGQTLKRWQRALRAPEVLSSADLKRINGDIRSMRDRLDTMAAQSRSALLARSAGSDGIDRPDQCDWATRPAPWREEMRPRGMVGLSSPQPLPGGATVFHDANHTEMSLRQETAPHWVQGAQFGLVLEVYRSDGSFVSFVQDLAPEALAGLTRNHFITVNLVADREQPVEIYARLNIQHGPNVEQMVRQVDFEGTKGQAEFDLAYTKINEKRLEKAWLDLILEGPKMTRIALWDMVVLRAPRADF; encoded by the coding sequence ATGGGTCAGGAATTTCCTGGGATATTCGGTGGGTTTGGCCTCGGGCAGACCCTGAAGCGCTGGCAACGGGCGTTGCGGGCCCCGGAAGTCCTGTCCTCGGCTGACCTGAAACGCATCAACGGCGACATCCGCAGCATGCGCGACCGGCTGGATACGATGGCTGCGCAATCGCGTTCCGCCCTATTGGCGCGCTCGGCCGGGTCCGATGGGATCGACCGCCCTGACCAATGCGATTGGGCCACCCGCCCCGCCCCGTGGCGCGAAGAGATGCGCCCACGTGGTATGGTGGGATTGAGTTCTCCACAACCGCTGCCCGGCGGTGCCACTGTTTTCCACGACGCCAATCACACCGAGATGAGCCTGCGCCAGGAAACCGCGCCGCACTGGGTGCAAGGGGCACAGTTTGGGCTGGTGCTTGAAGTGTACCGCTCAGACGGGTCCTTCGTATCCTTCGTCCAGGACCTTGCGCCCGAAGCGCTGGCGGGCCTGACCCGCAACCATTTCATCACCGTGAACCTCGTGGCGGACCGCGAGCAACCTGTAGAAATCTATGCCCGACTTAACATCCAGCATGGTCCCAACGTCGAACAGATGGTGCGGCAGGTAGATTTTGAAGGCACCAAGGGGCAAGCGGAATTCGACCTCGCCTATACCAAGATCAATGAAAAACGGCTGGAAAAGGCTTGGCTGGACCTGATTCTGGAAGGCCCGAAAATGACCCGGATCGCGCTCTGGGACATGGTTGTGCTCCGTGCGCCCCGGGCGGATTTTTGA
- a CDS encoding argininosuccinate synthase, with translation MSAPKKVVLAYSGGLDTSIILKWLQTEYGCEVVTFTADLGQGEELEPARKKAEMMGASDIYIEDLREEFVRDFVFPMFRANALYEGLYLLGTSIARPLISKRLVEIAEETGADAVSHGATGKGNDQVRFELCAYSLNPEIKVIAPWREWDLGSRTKLIEFAEMHQIPIAKDKRGEAPFSVDANLLHTSSEGKMLEDPAEEAPDHILQRITRPEDAPDTPEMVEITFEKGDAVAINGEAMSPATILTELNRLGGKHGIGILDLVENRFVGMKSRGIYETPGGTILLEAHRGIEQITLDGASGHLKDSIMPRYAELIYNGFWFSPEREMMQALIDKSQEHVTGTVRLKLYKGAARTVARWSDHSLYSEAHVTFEEDMGAYDQTDAQGFIQLNALRLKLLAARNRKFKA, from the coding sequence ATGTCTGCCCCAAAGAAGGTTGTGCTCGCGTATTCCGGCGGCCTCGATACCTCGATCATCCTGAAATGGCTGCAGACGGAGTACGGCTGCGAGGTTGTGACCTTCACCGCCGATCTGGGCCAGGGGGAAGAGCTGGAGCCAGCGCGCAAGAAGGCCGAGATGATGGGTGCTTCAGACATCTACATCGAGGACCTGCGCGAGGAATTCGTGCGTGACTTTGTTTTCCCGATGTTCCGCGCCAATGCGCTTTACGAGGGGCTGTACCTTCTGGGCACCTCGATTGCGCGGCCCCTGATCTCCAAGCGTCTGGTGGAGATTGCCGAGGAAACCGGCGCCGATGCCGTGTCACACGGCGCGACGGGCAAGGGCAACGATCAGGTCCGGTTCGAGTTGTGCGCCTATTCCCTGAACCCCGAGATCAAGGTGATCGCTCCGTGGCGGGAATGGGATCTGGGATCGCGCACCAAGCTGATCGAATTTGCCGAGATGCATCAGATCCCGATCGCCAAGGACAAGCGCGGTGAAGCGCCGTTCAGTGTTGACGCGAACCTTTTGCACACCTCTTCCGAGGGCAAGATGCTGGAGGATCCGGCCGAGGAAGCGCCCGATCACATCCTGCAACGCATCACCCGGCCGGAAGACGCGCCCGATACGCCCGAGATGGTGGAAATCACCTTCGAGAAGGGCGACGCGGTGGCGATCAACGGCGAAGCGATGAGCCCCGCCACGATCCTGACCGAGTTGAACCGTTTGGGCGGCAAGCACGGCATTGGCATCCTTGACCTGGTGGAGAACCGGTTTGTCGGCATGAAGTCCCGCGGCATCTACGAGACACCCGGCGGCACGATCCTTCTGGAGGCGCACCGCGGGATCGAGCAGATCACGCTGGACGGGGCGTCCGGCCACCTGAAAGACAGCATCATGCCGCGCTATGCAGAGCTGATCTACAACGGCTTCTGGTTCTCGCCCGAGCGCGAGATGATGCAAGCGTTGATTGACAAGAGCCAGGAACATGTGACGGGAACGGTGCGCCTGAAACTCTACAAGGGTGCCGCCCGCACGGTGGCCCGCTGGTCCGATCACTCGCTCTATTCCGAGGCGCATGTGACGTTCGAGGAAGACATGGGCGCCTACGATCAGACCGACGCCCAGGGTTTCATTCAATTGAATGCCCTGCGCCTGAAGCTGCTGGCCGCCCGCAACCGCAAGTTCAAGGCCTGA
- the ilvA gene encoding threonine ammonia-lyase IlvA: MTDFATAARATTAALRDLFPATPLLKNAYLSERFGADIWLKREDLSPVRSYKLRGAFNAMRKVRAEKPDQMDFVCASAGNHAQGVAFVCAHFGVRGRIYMPVTTPDQKILKTRTFGGDAVEIVLEGDFFDETQAAAKAYCAEVGAHFLSPFDDPDVIEGQASVAVEMLDQLGRAPDHLVLPVGGGGLSSGMLSYLREVGATTHVTLVEPAGGPSLTASLKIGAPQTIEITDTFVDGAAVARIGDRNFEILRNVSARDVRIIPENRICVTIQEMLNLEGIVLEPAGALSITALDDIRDQIAGKTVVCVTSGGNFDFERLPEVKERAQKWQGLKKYFILRLPQRPGALRDFLDLLGEDDNITRFEYLKKNSRNFGSVLIGIESHRADNFPQLEERVASRGFGFRDITDDQILADFLI, from the coding sequence ATGACTGATTTTGCCACCGCCGCCCGTGCCACGACCGCCGCCCTGCGCGACCTGTTTCCCGCGACGCCGCTGCTCAAGAACGCTTACCTGAGCGAGCGTTTCGGGGCCGATATCTGGCTCAAGCGGGAAGATCTGTCGCCGGTTCGCTCGTACAAGCTGCGCGGCGCGTTCAACGCCATGCGCAAGGTCCGCGCAGAGAAGCCCGATCAGATGGATTTCGTCTGCGCATCGGCCGGCAATCACGCCCAGGGCGTGGCCTTCGTCTGTGCCCATTTCGGCGTGCGCGGGCGCATCTACATGCCGGTGACGACGCCCGATCAGAAGATCCTGAAGACGCGGACCTTTGGTGGAGACGCGGTCGAGATCGTGCTGGAAGGCGACTTCTTTGATGAAACGCAAGCCGCTGCAAAGGCCTATTGTGCTGAGGTCGGCGCGCATTTCCTGTCGCCATTCGATGATCCCGACGTGATCGAGGGGCAAGCTTCCGTCGCGGTGGAGATGCTGGACCAGCTTGGCCGGGCGCCGGATCATCTGGTGCTGCCGGTGGGCGGCGGCGGGTTGTCATCCGGCATGCTCTCGTATCTGCGAGAGGTCGGCGCCACCACCCACGTGACGCTGGTGGAACCTGCGGGCGGCCCCAGCCTGACCGCGTCGTTGAAGATCGGCGCGCCGCAGACGATCGAGATTACCGATACCTTCGTGGATGGCGCGGCTGTCGCCCGCATCGGCGACCGCAACTTCGAGATTCTGCGCAACGTCAGCGCGCGTGACGTGCGGATCATCCCCGAGAACCGCATTTGCGTGACAATCCAGGAGATGCTGAACCTTGAAGGGATCGTATTGGAGCCTGCGGGGGCGCTGTCGATCACTGCGCTGGATGACATTCGCGATCAGATCGCGGGCAAGACCGTGGTCTGCGTGACATCGGGCGGGAACTTCGACTTCGAACGTCTGCCTGAGGTGAAGGAAAGGGCCCAGAAGTGGCAAGGGTTGAAGAAGTACTTCATCCTCCGCCTGCCCCAACGCCCCGGCGCGCTGCGTGATTTCCTCGATCTGTTGGGCGAAGACGATAACATCACCCGGTTCGAATACCTCAAGAAGAATTCGCGCAACTTCGGGTCGGTGCTGATCGGGATCGAATCGCACCGGGCAGACAACTTTCCGCAGTTGGAAGAACGTGTCGCGTCACGCGGCTTTGGCTTCCGCGATATCACTGATGATCAGATTTTGGCCGATTTCCTGATCTAG
- a CDS encoding Hpt domain-containing protein, whose protein sequence is MDHVDWDRLNELRTDIGEEDFADVAMLFVAELQETLEKLSPDTATSADFHFLRGSAANLGFVTLVAACATAEEACNASNVPDVAAVSAAFMAALDEVAPRVPELAA, encoded by the coding sequence ATGGATCACGTGGATTGGGATCGCTTGAACGAATTGCGGACGGACATCGGCGAAGAGGATTTCGCCGACGTGGCGATGCTGTTCGTGGCCGAACTTCAGGAAACGCTGGAGAAACTTTCTCCGGACACGGCGACCTCGGCGGATTTCCATTTCCTGCGCGGTTCTGCGGCCAACCTTGGCTTCGTGACACTGGTTGCGGCCTGCGCCACTGCGGAAGAGGCATGCAATGCCAGCAACGTCCCCGATGTCGCCGCGGTCAGCGCCGCTTTCATGGCCGCCCTGGATGAGGTTGCGCCCCGTGTGCCGGAACTGGCGGCCTAG
- a CDS encoding PP2C family protein-serine/threonine phosphatase: MGAAFPIETTDPHPDALTVLVLDDSPAQRNMVCALLRRWGHTAISTGDPVKALTLARDPAISLILCDWMMPEMTGPEFCRCLRAEVTETYPYVMLLTSNNERSAVAEGLAAGADDFLNKPVRPPELQARMNAGARIVAMQQELRKKNGLLETTLDELQLLYTAIDRDLDEARRLQMALLQDAHRPFNGARVSLLLEASGHVGGDMVGYFNVTQDVIGLFSIDVSGHGVASAMLAARIAGMLSEASPDQNISLIRTIDGTLCDLPPDVAAGRMNELMLKEVQTDRYFTICIAFANLQTGVVRMVQAGHPHPMILRTDGHVDMIGDGGPPVGLLPEMPFTSFEVQLHPGDRLLLYSDGLTECPDPSGEMLDDDGLIALMGQHRDTDGPAFLTALRNGLVDFAGHEEFPDDLSALLLSFDGRGQAPAR, translated from the coding sequence ATGGGGGCAGCATTTCCCATCGAGACCACGGATCCACATCCCGATGCCCTGACGGTCCTTGTGCTGGATGACAGCCCGGCGCAACGCAACATGGTCTGCGCACTGCTGCGGCGTTGGGGGCACACGGCGATCTCTACCGGCGACCCGGTGAAGGCGCTGACACTTGCGCGTGACCCTGCGATATCGCTGATTCTGTGTGACTGGATGATGCCCGAGATGACAGGGCCCGAATTTTGCCGTTGCCTGCGCGCGGAAGTGACCGAAACCTACCCCTATGTCATGCTGCTGACCTCCAACAACGAACGCAGCGCCGTGGCCGAAGGGCTTGCGGCGGGGGCAGATGATTTCCTCAACAAACCCGTGCGCCCGCCCGAACTGCAAGCGCGCATGAACGCCGGCGCCCGGATCGTCGCCATGCAACAGGAGTTGCGCAAGAAGAACGGGCTACTGGAAACAACGCTGGACGAACTGCAACTGCTCTACACTGCGATCGACCGCGATCTGGACGAGGCGCGGCGCCTGCAAATGGCGCTGTTGCAAGATGCCCATCGCCCCTTCAACGGCGCGCGGGTGTCTTTGCTTCTGGAGGCAAGCGGCCATGTTGGCGGCGACATGGTGGGCTATTTCAACGTGACTCAGGATGTCATCGGGCTGTTCAGCATCGATGTGTCCGGGCACGGGGTGGCCTCGGCCATGCTGGCCGCGCGAATTGCCGGAATGCTGTCAGAGGCGTCGCCGGATCAGAACATCTCGCTGATACGGACGATAGACGGGACGCTCTGCGATTTGCCGCCTGATGTGGCGGCGGGTCGGATGAATGAACTGATGTTGAAAGAGGTACAGACCGATCGTTATTTCACCATCTGCATCGCTTTCGCGAACCTGCAAACTGGGGTTGTACGTATGGTACAGGCGGGGCACCCGCACCCCATGATCCTGCGCACCGACGGCCACGTGGACATGATCGGCGATGGCGGCCCGCCCGTGGGCCTGCTGCCTGAAATGCCTTTCACCTCGTTCGAGGTGCAATTGCATCCCGGGGATCGTCTGCTGCTTTATTCCGACGGGTTGACCGAATGCCCGGACCCCTCGGGGGAGATGCTGGACGACGACGGGTTGATCGCCTTGATGGGGCAGCACCGCGACACGGATGGACCCGCCTTCCTGACGGCCCTGCGCAACGGGTTGGTGGATTTCGCCGGTCACGAAGAATTCCCCGATGACCTTTCGGCCCTGCTGCTCAGCTTCGATGGACGCGGTCAGGCACCCGCCAGGTAG
- a CDS encoding NUDIX hydrolase produces the protein MNRRFGQWPEPGRKYPPRPGVYAIIHAGDGLLASFQEAPYPELQLPGGGIDPGEQPLAALHREVMEETGHRIHSLRRLGMCHRYTFMPDYGRYAHKQCHIYAARLGRRWSAPTEPGHTAVFLPWDVALEKLAVAGDRHFVARYLAGA, from the coding sequence ATGAACAGACGTTTTGGACAATGGCCCGAACCGGGTCGCAAGTACCCCCCACGCCCCGGTGTCTACGCGATCATCCACGCGGGCGATGGTCTTCTGGCCAGCTTCCAGGAGGCGCCTTACCCGGAACTGCAACTGCCCGGCGGCGGCATCGACCCCGGAGAGCAGCCCCTTGCCGCGCTTCATCGCGAGGTGATGGAGGAAACCGGCCACCGCATCCATTCGCTGCGTCGGCTTGGCATGTGCCATCGCTATACCTTCATGCCCGATTATGGCCGCTACGCGCACAAGCAATGCCACATCTATGCGGCACGCCTTGGACGACGCTGGTCTGCCCCGACCGAGCCCGGGCACACGGCGGTGTTCCTGCCGTGGGACGTGGCGTTGGAAAAGCTTGCTGTTGCAGGCGACCGTCACTTTGTCGCGCGCTACCTGGCGGGTGCCTGA